From Nicotiana tabacum cultivar K326 chromosome 20, ASM71507v2, whole genome shotgun sequence, one genomic window encodes:
- the LOC107785073 gene encoding ras-related protein Rab7-like isoform X1, whose translation MAARKRMLLKVIILGDSGVGKTSLMNQYVNRKFSNQYKATTGADFLTKEIQFEDRLYILQYTVPMGDGWKNLTVILLTIFASNLPHLTLLRIWDTAGQERFQSLGVAFYRGADCCVLVYDVNVMKSFENLNNWREEFLIQASPSDPENFPFVVLGNKIDVDGGNSQVVSEKKVKAWCASKGNIPYFETSAKEGFNVDAAFQCMAKNALKNEPENEIYLPDTIDVAGGSQSRSTRCEC comes from the exons ATGGCAGCTCGAAAGCGGATGCTTCTCAAGGTCATAATCCTAGGCGATAGCGG GGTGGGAAAGACGTCTCTGATGAACCA GTATGTGAATCGCAAGTTTAGTAACCAATACAAGGCGACAACCGGAGCTGATTTCTTGACAAAAGAAATTCAGTTTGAGGATAGGTTATACATATTGCAG TATACAGTACCCATGGGAGATGGTTGGAAAAACCTGACAGTTATTTTACTCACCATCTTCGCTTCTAATCTGCCACATCTTACTCTGCTTCGGATATGGGATACAGCTGGGCAGGAAAGGTTCCAAAGTCTGGGTGTAGCTTTTTACCGTGGAGCAGATTGTTGTGTTCTAGTATATGATGTGAATGTTATGAAGTCATTTGAGAATCTTAACAACTGGAGGGAAGAATTTTTAATCCAG GCAAGCCCATCTGATCCCGAGAACTTTCCATTTGTCGTACTGGGGAATAAGATAGATGTTGATGGCGGCAACAGTCAAGTG GTCTCTGAGAAGAAAGTAAAGGCATGGTGTGCTTCCAAGGGAAACATACCATATTTTGAGACCTCAGCAAAAGAGGGATTCAATGTGGATGCAGCTTTCCAGTGTATGGCCAAAAATGCTCTGAAAAATGAACCTGAAAATGAAAT TTACCTTCCGGATACTATTGATGTTGCTGGTGGAAGTCAATCCAGATCAACAAGATGCGAATGTTGA
- the LOC107785073 gene encoding ras-related protein Rab7-like isoform X2, giving the protein MNQYVNRKFSNQYKATTGADFLTKEIQFEDRLYILQYTVPMGDGWKNLTVILLTIFASNLPHLTLLRIWDTAGQERFQSLGVAFYRGADCCVLVYDVNVMKSFENLNNWREEFLIQASPSDPENFPFVVLGNKIDVDGGNSQVVSEKKVKAWCASKGNIPYFETSAKEGFNVDAAFQCMAKNALKNEPENEIYLPDTIDVAGGSQSRSTRCEC; this is encoded by the exons ATGAACCA GTATGTGAATCGCAAGTTTAGTAACCAATACAAGGCGACAACCGGAGCTGATTTCTTGACAAAAGAAATTCAGTTTGAGGATAGGTTATACATATTGCAG TATACAGTACCCATGGGAGATGGTTGGAAAAACCTGACAGTTATTTTACTCACCATCTTCGCTTCTAATCTGCCACATCTTACTCTGCTTCGGATATGGGATACAGCTGGGCAGGAAAGGTTCCAAAGTCTGGGTGTAGCTTTTTACCGTGGAGCAGATTGTTGTGTTCTAGTATATGATGTGAATGTTATGAAGTCATTTGAGAATCTTAACAACTGGAGGGAAGAATTTTTAATCCAG GCAAGCCCATCTGATCCCGAGAACTTTCCATTTGTCGTACTGGGGAATAAGATAGATGTTGATGGCGGCAACAGTCAAGTG GTCTCTGAGAAGAAAGTAAAGGCATGGTGTGCTTCCAAGGGAAACATACCATATTTTGAGACCTCAGCAAAAGAGGGATTCAATGTGGATGCAGCTTTCCAGTGTATGGCCAAAAATGCTCTGAAAAATGAACCTGAAAATGAAAT TTACCTTCCGGATACTATTGATGTTGCTGGTGGAAGTCAATCCAGATCAACAAGATGCGAATGTTGA